The Streptomyces avermitilis MA-4680 = NBRC 14893 genome contains a region encoding:
- a CDS encoding SpoIIE family protein phosphatase: protein MPEWSQGLRPRPGSAVIADVASERVAGRGARTSRAELALKSLGPDLEPRERLHRILEQVLVFAGAMVAAAYTHSEDGDQLCLAESAGVPRSLYGLRDSYPLTGGTPAADVHRSGQPLWLTPEDLGRCADARRLPNGDFSLAVLPLGDGGCLAAVSERAGGFDADDRECLRLLAGSVACPAPAAPALTGSTDSGEPADSSFSLAMDSGRITVDDEVLELFGIGPDEFDGKVETLLALTVPEDLPSLMSVVEPGHMSIGDRELEFRILQPSGGPRWLRLRGRLLPAEQGRPALLVGSVADASRMRAGVSDVTRVQRLAAALATAGTVREVGRAVVTALRKPLQADRIALAELEGDRLVVTVLDPPEPDSWPELWRSEWRSEWPDAPVRAMPTLASALSEGRAAIWPAGTPLEPAVADVGPGGLAVLPLAAGGRMAGICLIGWDAPHDFGPDERALLTAAANLAGQALMRAHAFDAEHELVGMLQRSLLPRRLPRLPGAVAVARYLPTTAGLELGGDWYDVIPLPDNHVALVIGDVQGHNAQAATLMGQMRTALRAYAVEGHPPDVVVSRANRLLMDLETDLFATCCYVDVDMEEGSAWCVRAGHLPPVLRHPDGSTEVVESEGGPPLGVVAQADFPMSPLRLQPGTLLALTTDGLVESAELDIEVGLARMAAELAASDPAHLGLVADALLAGANRSDDVALLLMRYEGMALRPLRESWTVWRVPEAVRHARRFTRRTLRSWGVAEEADAALLAVSELVTNALVHTDGRVRLDLTLINHRLRIAVADSSPRTPIKPTSIGWEATGGRGILLVEAMSAAWGSVPVSGGKQVWAEIVLESAPRVRDATGAAP, encoded by the coding sequence ATGCCGGAATGGTCACAGGGGCTGCGCCCACGTCCCGGAAGCGCTGTAATTGCGGACGTGGCCAGTGAGCGCGTTGCGGGACGCGGAGCGAGAACGTCGCGTGCCGAACTTGCCCTCAAATCGCTCGGCCCGGACCTGGAACCCCGAGAACGACTGCACCGCATCCTCGAACAGGTACTCGTTTTTGCGGGAGCGATGGTTGCCGCGGCCTACACGCACAGCGAGGACGGGGACCAGCTGTGCCTCGCCGAGTCGGCCGGGGTGCCGAGGAGCCTGTACGGGCTGCGCGACTCCTACCCGCTGACCGGCGGCACCCCCGCGGCGGACGTCCACCGCTCCGGGCAGCCGCTCTGGCTCACCCCCGAGGACCTCGGCCGCTGCGCCGATGCCCGCCGGCTGCCGAACGGGGACTTCTCCCTGGCCGTGCTGCCCCTGGGCGACGGCGGTTGCCTGGCCGCCGTCAGCGAGCGCGCCGGAGGCTTCGACGCCGACGACCGCGAGTGCCTCCGGTTGCTGGCCGGGTCCGTCGCCTGCCCGGCCCCGGCGGCCCCGGCCCTGACCGGGTCCACCGACTCCGGCGAGCCGGCCGACAGCTCCTTCAGCCTGGCCATGGACTCCGGGCGGATCACGGTCGACGACGAGGTGCTGGAGCTGTTCGGGATCGGCCCGGACGAGTTCGACGGCAAGGTCGAGACCCTGCTCGCGCTGACCGTGCCCGAGGACCTGCCGTCCCTGATGTCGGTCGTGGAACCCGGCCACATGTCCATCGGCGACCGCGAGCTGGAGTTCCGGATCCTCCAGCCCTCAGGCGGGCCGAGGTGGCTGCGGCTGCGTGGCCGCCTGCTGCCCGCCGAGCAGGGCCGTCCGGCGCTGCTCGTGGGGTCGGTCGCGGACGCCTCCCGGATGCGGGCGGGTGTCAGCGACGTGACCCGCGTCCAGCGGCTCGCCGCGGCCCTCGCCACCGCGGGCACCGTCCGCGAGGTCGGCCGGGCCGTGGTGACCGCCCTGCGCAAGCCGCTCCAGGCCGACCGGATCGCGCTCGCCGAACTGGAGGGCGACCGGCTCGTCGTCACCGTCCTCGACCCGCCCGAACCGGATTCCTGGCCCGAACTGTGGCGCAGCGAGTGGCGCTCGGAGTGGCCCGACGCGCCCGTACGCGCCATGCCGACCCTGGCGTCCGCCCTCAGCGAGGGGCGCGCCGCGATCTGGCCCGCCGGGACCCCGTTGGAGCCGGCGGTCGCGGACGTCGGCCCCGGCGGTCTCGCCGTGCTGCCCCTGGCCGCGGGCGGCCGGATGGCCGGCATCTGTCTGATCGGCTGGGACGCCCCGCACGACTTCGGCCCCGACGAACGTGCCCTGCTCACCGCCGCCGCGAATCTCGCGGGCCAGGCCCTGATGCGCGCCCACGCCTTCGACGCCGAACACGAGCTGGTCGGCATGCTCCAGCGCAGTCTCCTCCCGCGCCGGCTGCCCCGCCTGCCCGGCGCGGTCGCCGTGGCCCGCTATCTGCCCACCACGGCGGGCCTGGAGCTCGGCGGCGACTGGTACGACGTCATCCCGCTGCCCGACAACCACGTCGCCCTCGTCATCGGCGACGTCCAGGGTCACAACGCCCAGGCCGCCACCCTCATGGGCCAGATGCGTACGGCCCTGCGCGCGTACGCCGTCGAAGGGCACCCCCCGGACGTCGTCGTCTCGCGCGCCAACCGGCTCCTCATGGACCTGGAGACCGACCTCTTCGCCACCTGCTGCTACGTCGACGTCGACATGGAGGAGGGCTCCGCCTGGTGCGTACGCGCCGGCCACCTGCCGCCCGTGCTGCGGCACCCGGACGGCAGTACCGAGGTCGTCGAGTCCGAGGGCGGGCCGCCCCTCGGCGTCGTCGCCCAGGCCGACTTCCCGATGAGTCCGCTGCGGCTCCAGCCCGGCACACTGCTCGCCCTGACCACCGACGGCCTGGTCGAGTCCGCCGAGCTCGACATCGAGGTCGGCCTCGCCCGGATGGCCGCCGAACTCGCCGCCTCCGACCCCGCCCACCTCGGCCTCGTCGCCGACGCCCTGCTCGCGGGCGCCAACCGCAGCGACGACGTGGCACTGCTCCTCATGCGCTACGAGGGCATGGCGCTGCGCCCGCTGCGCGAGAGCTGGACGGTGTGGCGCGTCCCGGAGGCGGTGCGGCACGCCCGCCGCTTCACCCGGCGCACCCTGCGTTCCTGGGGTGTGGCGGAGGAAGCGGACGCCGCGCTCCTGGCCGTCTCCGAACTCGTCACCAACGCCCTCGTGCACACCGACGGCCGGGTACGTCTCGACCTCACCCTCATCAACCACCGGCTGCGCATCGCCGTCGCCGACTCCTCACCCCGTACGCCGATCAAGCCCACCAGCATCGGCTGGGAGGCCACCGGCGGCCGCGGCATCCTCCTCGTCGAGGCCATGTCGGCGGCCTGGGGGAGCGTCCCGGTCAGCGGCGGCAAACAGGTGTGGGCGGAGATCGTCCTGGAGTCCGCTCCCCGCGTGCGCGACGCGACCGGCGCGGCACCCTGA
- a CDS encoding metallophosphoesterase family protein: protein MRLLLMSDTHLPRRAKELPARLLAELPRADAVIHAGDWVDAATLDLLESRSTRLIGVYGNNDGPDLRARLPEVARAELDGLRLGVVHETGAAQGRERRCADRFPDLDVLVFGHSHIPWDTTTDTGLRLLNPGSPTDRRRQPYCTYMTAAVTGGRLTDVQLHRLPPRS, encoded by the coding sequence GTGCGCCTCCTGCTGATGTCCGACACCCACCTCCCACGGCGCGCCAAGGAACTCCCCGCGCGTCTCCTCGCCGAACTCCCCCGCGCCGACGCGGTGATCCACGCCGGCGACTGGGTGGACGCCGCCACGCTCGACCTGCTGGAGAGCCGCTCCACCCGGCTGATCGGCGTGTACGGCAACAACGACGGCCCCGACCTGCGCGCTCGCCTCCCGGAAGTGGCCCGCGCCGAACTCGACGGTCTACGCCTCGGCGTGGTCCACGAGACCGGCGCCGCCCAGGGCCGCGAACGCCGCTGCGCCGACCGCTTCCCGGACCTCGACGTCCTGGTCTTCGGCCACAGCCACATCCCCTGGGACACGACGACGGACACGGGCCTGCGCCTGCTGAACCCGGGGTCGCCGACGGATCGGCGTCGGCAGCCGTACTGCACGTACATGACGGCGGCCGTGACGGGCGGCAGACTGACGGACGTACAGCTGCACCGGTTGCCGCCACGGAGTTGA
- a CDS encoding XdhC family protein, with product MRDILPALSRWYAAKSPFGLATVVAVGRSAPRDPGAAMAVGPDDEVVGSVSGGCVEGAVFELAQEVVDSGAARLETFGYSDEDAFAVGLTCGGEITLLVRRVTPDEDPSFGALAESVAAGRPATVATVTDGPAPRGASLTVWPEGVAGSLGSTGLDVAVTADARGELALGATGLRHYGPNGERREDSVTVFLHSFAPPPRMLVFGAIDYAAAVARIGDFLGYRVTVCDARPVFATPKRFPAGVEVVVDWPQRFLRGTTTDARTVICVLTHDLKFDVPLLEEALRRPAAYIGAMGSRRTHDDRMKRLTDAGLSRHELSRLRSPVGLDLGARTPEEVAVSVAAEIVALRWGGSGTPLTATGGAIHPPKPR from the coding sequence ATGCGGGACATCCTCCCGGCGCTGAGCCGGTGGTACGCGGCGAAATCCCCCTTCGGTCTCGCCACGGTGGTGGCGGTCGGCCGCAGCGCGCCGCGCGATCCCGGAGCGGCGATGGCCGTGGGGCCGGACGACGAGGTGGTGGGCAGCGTGTCCGGCGGCTGCGTCGAGGGCGCGGTCTTCGAGCTCGCCCAGGAGGTCGTGGACTCGGGTGCGGCGCGGCTCGAGACGTTCGGGTACAGCGACGAGGACGCGTTCGCCGTGGGACTCACCTGCGGAGGCGAGATCACCCTGCTGGTGCGCCGGGTGACGCCGGACGAGGACCCGTCGTTCGGTGCGCTGGCCGAGTCCGTGGCCGCCGGCCGGCCGGCGACGGTGGCCACGGTGACCGACGGACCCGCACCGCGCGGGGCCTCGCTCACCGTGTGGCCGGAGGGGGTGGCGGGGTCACTGGGGTCGACGGGGCTGGATGTGGCGGTCACCGCGGACGCGCGCGGCGAACTCGCGCTGGGTGCCACGGGGCTGCGGCACTACGGGCCGAACGGCGAGCGGCGCGAGGACTCCGTCACCGTCTTTCTGCACTCCTTCGCGCCGCCCCCGCGGATGCTGGTCTTCGGTGCCATCGACTACGCGGCGGCGGTGGCCCGCATCGGCGACTTCCTCGGCTACCGGGTCACGGTGTGCGACGCCCGCCCGGTCTTCGCCACGCCGAAGCGCTTTCCGGCGGGCGTGGAGGTCGTCGTCGACTGGCCGCAGCGCTTTCTGCGGGGGACGACCACCGACGCGCGCACGGTGATCTGCGTCCTGACGCACGATCTCAAGTTCGACGTGCCGCTGCTGGAGGAAGCGCTGCGCAGGCCCGCCGCGTACATCGGGGCGATGGGCAGCCGTCGTACCCACGACGACCGGATGAAGCGGCTGACCGACGCGGGGCTCTCGCGGCACGAACTGTCCCGGTTGCGCTCACCGGTCGGGCTGGACCTCGGGGCGCGTACGCCCGAGGAGGTGGCCGTGTCCGTCGCCGCCGAGATCGTCGCGCTGCGGTGGGGCGGCAGCGGGACGCCGCTGACCGCGACCGGCGGGGCGATCCATCCGCCCAAGCCGCGGTGA
- a CDS encoding elongation factor G gives MHTLNLGILAHVDAGKTSLTERLLHTVGVIDEIGSVDEGNTQTDSLALERQRGITIKSAVVSFAINDTTVNLIDTPGHPDFIAEVERVLSVLDGAVLVVSAVEGVQAQTRVLLRTLQRLRIPTLLFVNKIDRGGAGEERVLRAIAARLTPAIVPMGRAAGPGSRDARFIPYEAHDPGFGARLLDVLTEHDEELLAAYVKDTVSYGRLRTALVEQTRQALVHPVFFGSATTGAGVPELIAGIKELLPAAEGDPDGPVSGTVFKVERGPAGEKIAYARLFSGTVRTRDRLLFRDGEEGKVTAISVFDQGSAVREASVAAGRIGKLWGLAEIRIGDTFGEVPKAAEPSRHFSPPTLETVVVPGGRSDGGALHLALTQLAEQDPLINMRQDEIRREISLSLYGEVQKEVIQATLADAFGLDVTFRETTPICVERPVGTGAAVEFNGKGPHPFLATVGLRVEAAPVGSGVEFRLEVELGAMPYAFFKAVEDTVRETLGQGIHGWRVTDCTVTMTHSGYSPRQSHAHQGFDKSMSSTGADFRGLTPLVLMDALRQAGTRVHEPLHRFGLEAPADTLGAVLPVLAGLRAVVRTTRMREAVCVLEGLVPAAHVHELGQVLPGLTRGEGELETAFDHYAPVAGGTVPNRPRTDHNPLDRKEYLLNVTRRVGT, from the coding sequence GTGCACACGCTGAACCTCGGAATTCTCGCGCACGTAGACGCCGGTAAGACCAGCCTGACCGAGCGGCTGCTGCACACGGTCGGGGTGATCGACGAGATCGGCAGCGTCGACGAGGGAAACACCCAGACCGATTCCCTCGCGCTGGAGCGTCAGCGCGGAATCACCATCAAATCGGCCGTCGTCTCCTTCGCGATCAACGACACCACGGTCAATCTGATCGACACCCCGGGCCACCCCGACTTCATCGCCGAGGTGGAGCGGGTACTGAGCGTGCTCGACGGAGCGGTGCTCGTCGTATCGGCCGTGGAGGGCGTGCAGGCCCAGACCCGCGTGCTGCTGAGGACGCTGCAACGGCTGCGGATCCCCACCCTGCTCTTCGTGAACAAGATCGACCGTGGCGGGGCGGGGGAGGAGCGCGTCCTGCGCGCCATCGCGGCACGCCTGACCCCGGCGATCGTCCCCATGGGCCGGGCGGCCGGACCGGGCTCGCGCGACGCCCGCTTCATCCCGTACGAGGCCCATGACCCGGGCTTCGGCGCGCGGCTGCTCGACGTCCTCACCGAGCACGACGAGGAACTGCTGGCCGCGTACGTGAAGGACACGGTGTCGTACGGCCGGCTGCGCACCGCCCTCGTCGAGCAGACCCGGCAGGCCCTGGTGCACCCGGTGTTCTTCGGGTCGGCGACGACGGGTGCGGGCGTGCCCGAACTGATCGCCGGGATCAAGGAGTTGCTGCCCGCCGCCGAGGGAGATCCCGACGGGCCGGTCTCGGGCACGGTCTTCAAGGTCGAGCGGGGACCGGCAGGGGAGAAGATCGCGTACGCGCGGCTCTTCTCCGGGACCGTACGCACCCGCGACCGGCTGCTGTTCCGCGACGGCGAGGAGGGCAAGGTCACGGCCATCAGCGTCTTCGACCAGGGTTCGGCCGTCCGGGAGGCGTCCGTGGCCGCCGGGCGGATCGGCAAGCTCTGGGGGCTCGCGGAGATCCGCATCGGCGACACCTTCGGAGAGGTGCCGAAAGCGGCGGAACCGTCCCGCCATTTCTCACCGCCCACCCTGGAGACGGTCGTCGTCCCCGGCGGACGGAGCGACGGAGGAGCCCTGCACCTCGCGCTCACCCAACTCGCCGAACAGGACCCGCTGATCAATATGCGGCAGGACGAAATCCGCCGGGAGATCTCCCTCTCCCTGTACGGAGAAGTGCAGAAGGAAGTCATCCAGGCGACCCTCGCCGACGCGTTCGGACTCGACGTCACCTTCCGCGAGACGACCCCGATCTGCGTCGAACGGCCGGTCGGCACCGGTGCGGCGGTCGAGTTCAACGGAAAGGGCCCCCATCCGTTTCTCGCCACCGTGGGGCTGCGCGTCGAGGCGGCACCGGTCGGCTCGGGGGTGGAATTCCGGCTCGAGGTCGAACTCGGGGCGATGCCGTACGCGTTCTTCAAAGCCGTCGAGGACACCGTGCGGGAAACCCTCGGTCAGGGAATCCACGGCTGGCGGGTCACCGACTGCACGGTCACGATGACGCACTCGGGATACTCGCCGCGCCAGAGCCATGCCCACCAGGGATTCGACAAGAGCATGTCCAGTACGGGCGCCGACTTCCGCGGGCTGACCCCACTGGTCCTGATGGACGCCCTGAGGCAGGCGGGCACCAGGGTGCACGAGCCCCTGCACCGCTTCGGCCTGGAGGCCCCCGCGGACACGCTGGGAGCGGTGCTGCCCGTCCTGGCCGGGCTGCGCGCCGTGGTGCGTACGACGCGGATGCGGGAGGCCGTCTGTGTGCTGGAGGGTCTGGTTCCGGCGGCGCACGTGCATGAACTCGGGCAGGTGCTGCCGGGGCTGACGCGGGGCGAGGGTGAGCTGGAGACCGCGTTCGACCACTACGCGCCGGTGGCGGGAGGAACGGTCCCGAACCGCCCGCGTACCGACCACAACCCGCTGGACCGCAAGGAGTACCTGCTGAACGTCACGCGGAGGGTGGGCACGTGA
- a CDS encoding cellulase family glycosylhydrolase, whose protein sequence is MSKLRARLLGVLVSLTGLLGATGAQPAAADSLPDSLWFDASASAAFTVQNGRFSDGLGREVVLRGYNVSGETKLEENSGLPFASVADARKSATALRTLGGGNSVRFLLSWAHAEPVRGQVDTAYLAAATAQMRAFLDAGIRVFPDFHQDLYSRYLFNSGSWYTGDGAPEWAVDAGDYPAESCGICLFWGQNITQNGAVTQASHDFWHNAYGVQDAFLATAQATMAYIQQNLSADEFNGVVGFDPYNEPHAGTYDSGETSRTWEQNVLWPFYKKFRARMDAAGWQTKPAFIEPNLFWNANIDFQKQEGGLLDAGTLGPRYVLNTHFYDQKAISGVLMWGKAADGQYATDFGKVRDRAAGAGTAAVVSEFGHPLSGSVSDKAPTVVKAMYQALDSRLPGSTWWSDPTGSGPVLSGAQWQWDIYNGRHHELENGNPDKVLTSGDAWNDEDLSAVSLNDSGTAVLRQDARLLDRLYPSATAGATVAFTYEDRSRDGSTTLTWNPVPSSLPNVSRLVGSGQYGLLVWRSNGSTAPTELHLPASFPAASTTVVSDLGTTSGLPAYTRTTPVGHAAEPGGTGSHRLLLTAADSGTVHYALVTNGATAPSAGLLSAARAELSSWAATKVG, encoded by the coding sequence ATGTCGAAGTTACGCGCGCGTCTGCTCGGCGTTCTCGTGTCGCTCACCGGCCTCCTCGGGGCAACGGGCGCCCAGCCCGCGGCCGCCGACTCCCTTCCCGACTCCCTCTGGTTCGACGCCTCGGCGTCGGCCGCCTTCACCGTCCAGAACGGGCGCTTCAGCGACGGCCTCGGCCGCGAGGTCGTCCTGCGCGGCTACAACGTCTCCGGCGAGACGAAGCTGGAGGAGAACAGCGGACTGCCGTTCGCCTCGGTCGCCGACGCCAGGAAGTCGGCGACCGCCCTGCGCACCCTCGGCGGTGGCAACTCGGTCCGCTTCCTGCTCTCCTGGGCCCACGCGGAGCCGGTGCGCGGCCAGGTCGACACGGCGTATCTCGCCGCGGCGACCGCCCAGATGCGCGCCTTCCTGGACGCCGGCATCCGCGTCTTCCCGGACTTCCACCAGGACCTCTACTCCCGGTACCTCTTCAACTCGGGCAGCTGGTACACCGGCGACGGCGCCCCCGAGTGGGCGGTGGACGCGGGCGACTACCCGGCCGAATCGTGCGGCATCTGCCTCTTCTGGGGGCAGAACATCACGCAGAACGGGGCGGTGACGCAGGCGTCGCACGACTTCTGGCACAACGCGTACGGGGTGCAGGACGCCTTCCTCGCCACCGCCCAGGCGACGATGGCGTACATCCAGCAGAACCTGAGCGCCGACGAATTCAACGGCGTGGTCGGCTTCGATCCGTACAACGAGCCGCACGCGGGCACGTACGACTCGGGTGAGACGAGCCGCACCTGGGAGCAGAACGTCCTGTGGCCCTTCTACAAGAAGTTCCGGGCCCGGATGGACGCGGCGGGCTGGCAGACCAAGCCGGCCTTCATCGAGCCGAACCTGTTCTGGAACGCCAACATCGACTTCCAGAAGCAGGAGGGCGGCCTGCTGGACGCGGGCACGCTCGGACCGCGCTATGTCCTCAACACCCACTTCTACGACCAGAAGGCGATCTCCGGCGTCCTCATGTGGGGCAAGGCGGCGGACGGGCAGTACGCGACGGACTTCGGGAAGGTCCGCGACCGGGCCGCCGGGGCCGGCACCGCGGCGGTGGTCAGCGAGTTCGGCCACCCGCTGTCGGGGTCGGTCTCGGACAAGGCGCCGACGGTGGTCAAGGCGATGTACCAGGCACTCGACTCCCGCCTCCCCGGCTCCACCTGGTGGTCCGACCCGACGGGGTCCGGGCCCGTCCTGTCCGGCGCGCAGTGGCAGTGGGACATCTACAACGGCCGCCACCACGAGCTGGAGAACGGCAACCCCGACAAGGTCCTCACGAGCGGCGACGCCTGGAACGACGAGGACCTCTCCGCGGTGAGTCTGAACGACTCGGGCACCGCGGTCCTCAGGCAGGACGCCCGCCTGCTGGACCGCCTCTACCCGAGCGCCACCGCCGGCGCGACGGTGGCGTTCACGTACGAGGACCGTTCCCGGGACGGCTCGACGACCCTGACCTGGAACCCGGTCCCCAGTTCGCTCCCGAACGTCTCCCGACTGGTGGGCTCGGGCCAGTACGGCCTGCTCGTGTGGCGTTCGAACGGCTCCACGGCCCCCACGGAGCTCCACCTCCCGGCGTCCTTCCCGGCCGCTTCCACGACGGTGGTCTCCGACCTCGGTACGACGTCCGGGCTGCCCGCGTACACGAGGACGACCCCGGTCGGACACGCGGCCGAGCCGGGCGGCACCGGCAGTCACCGCCTGCTCCTGACGGCGGCGGACTCGGGCACGGTGCACTACGCGCTGGTCACGAACGGAGCGACAGCCCCGTCCGCGGGCCTGCTGAGCGCGGCACGGGCGGAGCTGTCGTCCTGGGCTGCGACGAAGGTCGGCTAG
- a CDS encoding YncE family protein has protein sequence MSVLRSRHLLAIAAALALTVGAGATTASAQDSAAALREVMFVGNNWDGTADVIKSTGDLAKIGRINVVPDKEQRLAQINADPIKWIYFMAIRNGVGEGHDQLVDDMYSTPDGRSMVVSRPSFADVVSIDLATGKVNWRFPVSGYRSDHMAVSPDGTRVAVSASTANTVHVLDIDTGKQLGSFATGDKPHENIFTKDGKYIWNMAIGDVNTSLDAPWQDWTKGDRRITVVDATTFQQVKVVDMRQRLDAIGLTDYSDAVRPAVFSPDESKLYFQVSFFNGFLEYDVASDRITRVKTLPKNPATSEDRTTWVNDSRHHGISMNPSGTKLCVAGTMDDYTSVVDRSTLQEGPLVPASKPYWATVSGDGKDCVVSESGADQVTAIDFATGQKTVSVPVGDHPQRVRLAHVPADWTGPSAS, from the coding sequence ATGTCTGTCCTCAGATCCAGGCACCTCCTGGCGATCGCCGCCGCCCTCGCGCTGACCGTCGGCGCCGGCGCGACCACCGCCTCCGCACAGGACTCCGCCGCCGCGCTGCGCGAGGTGATGTTCGTGGGCAACAACTGGGACGGCACCGCCGACGTCATCAAGTCCACCGGGGACCTCGCGAAGATCGGCCGGATCAACGTCGTCCCCGACAAGGAGCAGCGGCTGGCGCAGATCAACGCCGATCCGATCAAATGGATCTACTTCATGGCGATTCGCAACGGCGTAGGGGAAGGCCACGACCAGCTCGTGGACGACATGTACTCCACGCCGGACGGCAGGTCGATGGTCGTCTCCCGGCCGAGCTTCGCCGATGTCGTCTCCATCGACCTCGCCACCGGGAAGGTCAACTGGCGTTTCCCCGTCTCGGGTTACCGCTCCGACCACATGGCGGTGTCACCCGACGGCACGCGGGTCGCGGTGTCGGCCTCGACGGCCAACACCGTGCATGTGCTGGACATCGACACCGGCAAGCAGCTGGGCTCGTTCGCCACGGGCGACAAGCCGCACGAGAACATCTTCACCAAGGACGGCAAGTACATCTGGAACATGGCCATCGGCGATGTCAACACCTCGCTCGACGCCCCGTGGCAGGACTGGACGAAGGGCGACCGGCGCATCACCGTCGTCGACGCGACCACCTTCCAGCAGGTGAAGGTGGTCGACATGCGGCAGCGGCTGGACGCGATCGGCCTCACGGACTACTCGGACGCGGTCCGTCCGGCCGTCTTCAGCCCCGACGAGTCCAAGCTCTACTTCCAGGTGTCGTTCTTCAACGGGTTCCTGGAGTACGACGTGGCCTCCGACCGGATCACCCGGGTGAAGACCCTGCCGAAGAATCCGGCGACCAGCGAGGACCGCACGACCTGGGTCAACGACTCGCGCCACCACGGCATTTCGATGAACCCGTCCGGTACCAAGCTGTGCGTCGCCGGCACGATGGACGACTACACGAGTGTCGTCGACCGCTCCACCCTCCAGGAGGGCCCGCTCGTCCCCGCCTCCAAGCCGTACTGGGCGACGGTGAGCGGCGACGGAAAGGACTGCGTCGTCTCGGAGAGCGGCGCCGACCAAGTCACGGCGATCGATTTCGCGACGGGACAGAAGACGGTGTCGGTGCCGGTGGGCGACCATCCGCAGCGGGTCCGGCTGGCCCATGTCCCGGCGGACTGGACGGGCCCGTCGGCGAGTTGA
- a CDS encoding TetR/AcrR family transcriptional regulator, translated as MTGRLRQPTGRYGGKSAEERQAERRGRFLDAALQLFGDTPGFRATTVAALSEAAGLSTRQFYEEFRTLEDVLAALHLQVNDWAETAALAALADARHLPLAERADAIFRAYAANVTADPRRIRITFVEIIGVSPRLEEQRLQRRSRWVDLICAEAAAAAACGEAAPRDYRLAAAAFIGSVNGLLHDWRAGWVDATLDEVVDELVRQLLGILRPAGWQPDA; from the coding sequence GTGACGGGCAGGCTCAGGCAGCCGACCGGCCGCTACGGGGGCAAGTCCGCGGAGGAGCGGCAGGCCGAACGGCGTGGGCGGTTCCTGGACGCGGCCCTCCAGCTCTTCGGCGACACGCCGGGCTTCCGCGCCACCACGGTCGCCGCGCTCAGCGAGGCGGCGGGCCTGTCCACCCGCCAGTTCTACGAGGAGTTCCGCACCCTCGAGGACGTGCTGGCCGCCCTGCACCTCCAGGTCAACGACTGGGCCGAGACCGCCGCCCTCGCCGCTCTCGCCGACGCCCGGCACCTGCCGCTCGCCGAGCGTGCCGACGCGATCTTCCGCGCGTACGCGGCGAACGTCACCGCGGACCCGCGCCGGATCCGCATCACCTTCGTCGAAATCATCGGCGTCAGCCCGCGGCTGGAGGAGCAGCGGCTGCAACGCCGGTCCCGCTGGGTGGACCTCATCTGTGCCGAGGCCGCCGCCGCGGCCGCGTGCGGTGAGGCGGCACCCCGCGACTACCGGCTGGCGGCCGCCGCCTTCATCGGCAGCGTCAACGGCCTCCTGCACGACTGGCGCGCCGGCTGGGTGGACGCGACCCTCGACGAGGTCGTCGACGAACTCGTCCGCCAGCTGCTGGGGATCCTGCGCCCGGCCGGGTGGCAGCCGGACGCCTGA